The genomic window TTGAAAATAAATGAAAGCAAACTTAAAAGTATAACTGAAAATATAAAAGATTTAATATTTACTATAGACGCAACAGGTAATATAACATATGTAAATAATGCTGTTATAGATATGCTAGGATATGAGAAAGAGGAGATTCTAAATAATAAGCATTCTATGATTTTAGATTTGGAAAGTATAAATAAAATGAATTTTATATCTGAAAGTTATAAAAATAATCCATATAAAGAGCATAAATTAAAATGTAAAAATGGAAGAGAAATATATGTAGAATCTATAGTAAATAAGGTTGCAAACAATAATGATGAAATAAGAGCTTATGTCATTGTGGCAAGAGATTTAACTTATAGAAATGAACTTGAAGCTTTAAAAATTAAATACAAAGAGAATAAAGAGTATGAACGAATAAGAAATGAATTTTTTGCTAATCTTTCACATGAGGTTAGAACGCCTATTAACATTATATATTCATGTTTACAATTACTAAATGGACAAAAGGTTAAGGGGAATGAGGCGTTATCAGAGTATTATAATAAATATGAAACTACAATGAGGCAAAATTGTTTCAGAATGTTAAGACTTGTAAATAATTTAATAGATATTACTAAGATAGATTCAGGTTTTGTTAAAATGAATTTTGAGAATTATAACATAGTAAGTTTAGTGGAGGATATTACCTTATCCGTAGTTCCTTATGTTGAGTTTAAGAAAATTAATATAATGTTTGATACAGAGTATGAAGAATTATATATAAAATGTGATCCAGATAAAATAGAGAGGGTTATTTTAAATTTAATCTCTAATGCAGTAAAATTTACTGAGAAAAATGGAAATATATTAGTATATATTTCAGCTGATGAAAAGTTTGTAAAAATAAGGGTTAAAGACGATGGAATAGGAATTCCTTATGAAGTAAGGGGATTTATTTTTGAAAGGTTTGTACAAAATGATAAGTCCTTAAATAGAGGTACAGAAGGAAGTGGAATAGGTCTTGCTCTTGTTAAATCATTAGTAGAACTTCATAATGGTAAAGTGTACTTAGAGGATACAAAGGAAAAGGGAAGTGAATTTGTAGTAGAGTTACCCAATATACAAATTGATGTACTAGGAGAAGAAGAAAAAGAGATAATATCTAATGATAAAAAACCAATTGCGGAAAGGATATCGATAGAATTTTCTGATATATATGATATTGTTTAGAATAATTTTTAAAAATAAACAAAAGTTAATAGAAATTTTTAAAACTGTTAAATAAATTTAAAAAAATGGACAGTATACTAATAAGTAAAATAGTTTATTTAGGAGGCTATTATGAGTTATCAAAGTGTAGCAAAGAAAAACTATCTAGCAATATTAAGTACATTTTTTATAGCGTTAGTATTTTTAGGTATAGGTTCATTTATAGGTGTAAAGTTTATACCCCCATCTGTAAGAAGTTTTATGAATATGGCTTTTTTTATAGTTGTTTTATTTTCATTATTTTCTAAAAAAGGTGGATTTATTAGAAGTAAAAAAAGTATGTATATATATGCTTTGGTTTTAGGGATATTAACAGGTTCAACTTATATATATTATTTTAATACATTAGGAGCTGGAACATTTATTTCTATTGTTTTAGGAGTAGTTCTTATTTTTGGAATGGCTTATATAGTAGCATCAAGAGCAAATGAAGGTGATTTATTTAAATTAGGACCAATAATATTTGGGGGAATTATAATTTTATTAATATTAGAATTTATAAACATATTTTTATTTAAGTTTGGAACTTTTGATATTATACTTTCATCTGTAGGAATAATAATTTACTCTATGTATTCAATAATAATAATGAAATCAGTACAAGTAAGGTGTAGATATGGAGTATTATCAGAAATAGAAGTAGTAAGTCTTGCATACTCAATATTTATAAGTTTCTTGAATTTATTATTAGATATATTAAGATTAGTATCAATATTAAAAGACGAATAATAAAAAAATTGTTAATTTAAATATGTAAAAAGGTATCCTACAGAATATAAAACAATCTATTCTGTAGGATACTTTTATTTTAGATATTATTTATAGCAGTAGTTAATACTTTGCCAATTGAATCATTAATAACTAAATTAGCTTTACTATCAGCAGAGGTTGAACTTTTATTTATTAGGATAAGGTTTTTACCTCTAAAGTAATTTATAAGTCCAGCGGCAGGATAAACAACAAGAGAAGTTCCTCCAATAATTAGAGTATCGGCTTTAGATATAGCATCAATGGAAGCTGTAATAACATCATCATCTAATCCTTCTTCATATAGAACAACATCAGGTTTAACAGTTCCACCACATTTAGTACAAGTAGGAATTTCTTTAGATTCTAATACAAAGTTAGAATCATAAAAGGCATGGCATTGAGTACAGTAGTTTCTGTGAACAGATCCATGAAGTTCAAATACATTTTTACTACCTGCCATTTGATGAAGTCCATCTATGTTTTGCGTTATAACAGCTTTTAATTTCCCCATTTCTTCAAGCTTAGCTAAAGTAAAATGGGTTCCGTTAGGTTTAGCAGTTGGATATATAAGTTTAGATTTATAAAAGTTAAAAAACTCTTTTGGATATCGTATATAGAAACTATGAGATACTAATTGTTCAGGAGTAAATTTAGTATTTAACTTTTCATTAAATAAGCCATTGGAACTTCTAAAATCGGGTATACCACTTTCACAACTACAACCAGCACCACCAAAGAATACTATGTTGTTACTTTCTTTTAATATTCTTGATAATTCTTCTATTTTATTATTCATGAAATCATCTCCATATATATTATATATTTTTATTATTGCATAAAGGCATAAGAAATAAAACACTTCAAATTTAAAGAAAACTAGATTATTAATATGGAACCATTATTCTATATATGAATATCATAGTAATTAAAAGGAGGTGCTTATATGTCTTTAGAAGTAGTTGGCTGTTATAGAGATTTAAATTCAATGAAGGAAGAATGTAAGGAGTATTCATCTTATCATGCTGTTTTAACAATGAATGATGGAAGTACATTAGATGGAATTATTGAAGGATTAGCTGATGATGACATTATAATGTTAGTTGGTGAAGATGTGATAATTGGAGGAAATGGAGATAATATGACTCGCCAACAACCTATGGGATTTAATAGACCTAACAGGTTTAGACGTTTTAGAAGAAGAAGATTTCCTATAAATAGAATAAATAGATTAGAATTATTAAGATATCCTTATATTCTTCCACTTTATCCATATCCTTATCCATATCCATATTATCCTTATTAATTTAGTTTTTTATGCTTTGTACAATGATTTTCATATAGATATAGAAGAGAAGTAATGAGATTTTAAGATTAAATATAGAATAGTAATTCTATTTATTTTTTTGAGTAATATTAAGTAAAATAGCTAAATTTTAGAGGAAATTAGACTTAGAATAATCTAAAGTTAAATAGTATAATTATAAAAACATTGGGGGTTGGCTATTATGATGAAAGAAATAATTAATACTAAGCAAGAACAGAAGAAAAGTAATCTAATTAAAAATCTTATTAATAAGGAAAAAAACAATAGAAAATATACTGATAATAAAAAGGTATAAATATAAAGATCAGATAACAAATAAAGTTATCTGGTCTTTTTTATTAACATATATTTATAACGAAACATATATTAAGTAATATAGAATTAAATTTAAAAAATATAATCCATTTAAACTAAAGAAAAGGAGAGTAGATTTTATGGGGGATTATAAAAAATTAACACCTACAAATGGTTTTGATTTCAAAGATCTTCTTAATGCAAGACAAAATAATTATGCTTGGTCTATGGGAGAATTAGGTGAATATATTTATGTTGGTACTGGAAGAAATATAGTAGTATCTATAATTAAGGCAATGGCTACAAATTTTGGAGTAGATCCTAATGATATTAATTTTCCTATATCAATAAAACCAAACTCAGAAGATAATTTAGGAGAAATATGGAGATATAAAAAAGATGGCTCTTTACCATGGAAAAGAGTATTTAAAGCAGAAACAGGATCAGGAATTCAAGGATTTAGGTTTATGATATCAAATAGACCTTTTGGGGGAAACCCTTGTTTATATGCAGCAGCTTTTGGAGATGAAATAAAAATATTAAAAACTACAAATGGAGTGGATTGGGAATATGTTAATAATGAAGGTCTAGAAGGAACTTCGTCAAGAGCAATGGTTATTCACAGAAGAAAAGTTTATGTAGCAACAATAAATGAATTTAATTTAGATGAAACTCCATTATTATATGCTAGTAGAGAGCCGGAATTTTATTCTTGGGAATCAGTTATAGGTAGTGGTGCTAATAATCCAAAAGGTGCGATAACCAATATGGAAGTTTTCAATAATAGGGTTTATGTTGCTACTTCAAGTGAAGATGGAGTCCAAGTTTGGAGATCAAGAAATAGAGATCCAAAACCTAATGAATGGGTTTGTATAGTTGATAAAGGATTTGGAGATGCAGCTAATACTTTCACATTGAGTATAGGTGTATTTGGACAACATTTATATGTAAGTGCATCAAAATTATTACCATTATCATGGATTATACCTTTTGGTTGTGACATTATACGAATAGATAAAAGAGATAACTGGAGATTAGTTGTAGGTGGTCCAGCATTAATTAAGACAAATCCTATTGGGCATAGAGGTAAGAGTTTATCAGGATTAGGATCAGGATTTGATAATCCATTTAATGTATATGCTTGGCAAATACAGGAGTATAAAGGGAAATTATTAGTAAGTACTTTTGATAGTGCAACTAATGTAGAACTTATACTAGATCTAATTTTAGCTAATCGAGATTTATTAGAAGCAGAACTAGGGATAGTAATTGTAGAAGCATTAATAAGAATATTTGAATTGGCAGTAAGGATTTTAAATGAAAAGAATTATCCATTTGGATTTAATTTGTATGTATCTGATGATGGAATTCATTTTGATTTAGCAATAAGAAAGGGACTTTGTAATAGATATAATTATGGTGGAAGAATATTATATGTAGATAAGTGTAATGACTTATATATTGGAACAGCTAATCCTTATCAAGGGTGTGAGGTATGGAGAACAGATAATGTATTACCTTGTTATCCTTGTTATAGTAATCAATTGTATAGTAGTGATCCAGGAGAGATATATAATGAGATATACGCTGAAGCAGAAGAGGATTTAGCTAAAGTGCAGGAAAAAATGCCAGAAGTTATTGAGATTCTAAAAAATATAAAATAATAATGTGGGCTGTTAACTTATTTGTTAACAGCCTTAAATTTTAATTTCTAGTAAGTTTAACTATTATATCTTCGTGTTCAGGATATTTTTCTAATAGATCATTTCTTTCAAATAATTCAAAGTCTTTAAAGTCAAATCCAGGTGAAACCATACAACCAACAAGTGAAAAACCTTCATTATTCATTGCAGAACCAAAGATATAATTTTTAGGAACTAATACTTGGGGTGATTCACCTTTATCTATATTAAGTCCTAAATTTTTAGTAATAAGTTCACCATTTGGTGAAATCATATAAATTGTTAATGAAGAGCCGGCATGATAATACCACATTTCATCTGAAGTTAGTCTATGAAAATTAGAAACTTCACCAGTTTCTAAAAGAAAATAAATACTACTCCATAAACATCTATATTCATTAGAATTTTGATTAATACTTTCAGTGGATAGAAAAGATTCTTTAAAATAGCCACCCTCAACATGGGGAATTAAGCCTAATTTTTTTATATAATATTTAGCAGATTCCATAATACTCTCCTTAATATAATATTTTTATTTATGATTAAAGTATATTATACTAGAGTATACATAAATAAAACTAGTATAAAATTATATGAGTTAATTAGATTTTAAAAACTTAAAATAGTAACAATAAAAAATATTTAAATATATAATAAATTAAAACTATAGAAGAAGAGGATATAAGATGGATTTATATGTTTCAGATTTAGATGGTACACTATTAAATAGTGATAAAGAAATAAGTAATTTTTCTAAAGATAAACTAAATAGACTAATAAACAAAGGACTTCAGTTTACTGTAGCTACAGCAAGGACACCCGCCACAGCAGTAGATATTTTAAAAGGAATACATATTACGTTACCAGTTGCAATGATGAATGGTGTGTTAATATACGATATAAATGAAAATAAATATATTGATATTAAAAAAATTAAGGACTCATCAGTTATAAAGGTATTAGATATTTTTAAGGAACATAAGAAAAATTGCTTTGTTTATGCAATAAAAGATAATCATTTATGGGTGTACCATAAGGATTTTACCTGTAGTATGGAAGAAAATTTTTATGATGAAAGATGTAATAAGCCTTTAAAAACCTTTATTAAGGTAGCGGATTATTATAAGGCAAGTGAAGGATCAGAAATTATAAATTTTATAATTTTTGATAAATTAGAAATTGTTAAGCCTATATATGATAAACTTAAAATCATAGAAGGAATTACTGTAGATTATTATAGAGATATTTATGGAGATGGATATTTCTTAGAAGCATATAGTTCAGAAGCTTCTAAGGCAAATGCAATAAATTTACTATCCAATTATGTAGATTCAGATAGACTTATAACTTTTGGTGATAATGTTAATGATATTCCAATGTTTAAAATTTCTGATGAATGTTATGCAACAGAAAATGCAACAGAAAGTTTAAAGAAAATAGCAACAGCGGTAATAAGTAGTAATAATGATGATGGAGTAGCAAAGTTTATTTTAGAAAAAAATAAAAGATTCTTTAAATAGAAAAGGAGTGCGAAAGCACTCTTTTTCTATTCAAATTTCCATAAACCAATTGAATCTAAAAATTCACCATCTATTTCTTTTGTTTCTGACAAATGATGTTCTGACCTATATTGAAGCACAGCATTTTCTAGTGAAAGTTCATAAATGCCATTAACATCATAAGGAAAGTAGCCAAGAGCTTTAAGTTTCACTTGAACTAAATAAACATCTGTACCTTTATCATTAGGTTTTATAACTCTATTATATTGAGAAAATCTCCAATTTGGTCCTCCACTAATGACTACTGAAGTTCCATATTCAACTAAATTAAATAATTCTTTAACGTTGTGATTATACATTCTAATACATCCACCAGAAGCCATAGTACCAATAGAATCAGGTCTATTTGTTCCATGAATTCCAAAAGTATCCCATGGTGCATTTAATCCCATCCAATACCCTCCATAAGCATCTTTCATAAGGGCTTTGCTTGTTATTTGCCATGTTCCTATAGGAGAGGGTGTTTTAGGTTTTCCAACTGCCACAGGATATGTTTTAACAATTTTTTTAGTTTGTTTATCAATTAGGTTCAAGGTAAAAGAGTTAACATCAATATAAATAATATATTTCGGTTCAGTATTATTTTCTAATGAATTAGCATTAATGAAATTTGATGGTAAAAATATGAATAATATTAATGTTAAAATTAAGAAATTAAATTTTTTCTTCATAAGCCCACCTATTATATAATTATATATACTTATAATTGGGCAAAGGAAAAAAAATTATTCAAAAGTATTTAATTATTTGAAAATTATTAACTAATTTTAAAAACCGGTTTACTAACTTGAAAGAAATATGTTAATATTATAATAACAATAATGATTTTTAGGAAAAGGGGTAATTTTAAAATGGACAAGGTTAAAAAGTGGAAACTTGAATGCGATGGAAAGAAGTTAGTAGATATATTAAATGAAAGAAAATATAATGCTATATATGTAGATAATGTAATGGAGGCAAAAGAAAAGGTTTTAGAATTAGTTCCAGAAGGATCAAGTATTGCATTAGGTGGATCGGTAACTTTAAATGAAATGGATTTAGTTAATACTATAAGAAATGGAAATTATAAATTTTATGATAGATATCAAGATCTACCTTTTGTAGAAATTGTAGAAATTATGAGACAATCAATGGTAGCTGATTATTTAATAACTAGTACTAATGCAGTAACAGAAGCTGGAGAACTTGTTAATATGGATTGTTCAGGTAATAGAGCAGCAGGTATGATATTTGGACCTAAAAAGGTAATAGTAGTTATTGGTGCAAATAAGATGGTTAAAGATATGGATGAAGCATTAGCTAGAATAAAAAAGGTTGCTATAATGAACGCAAAAAGAATAAATCATAAGACTCCATGTGCTGAAAGTGGAATATGTGAGGATTGTTTTGTAAAGGGAAGAGTATGTAACTATTTATCAGTAGTAAATAATGGAGCAAAATTCCCAGGTAGATTTACTGTAATAGTAGTAGGGGATGAAGTAGGATATTAATATAAAAAGAACTATACATTTTGTATAGTTCTTCAGACTGCTGACAAAGTGTCAGCAGTCTTTAATTTTATACAAATATGTAATATAATTTAAAATATATTAATTTATTACATAGGGGTTTTGGTGATGATAAACGAAAGAAGACAAGCGCAAAATGAAATGGAAGTGGTTATGCTAGAACAATTAGTTCCGAAAGACCATTTATTAAGAAAAATTGATAAATACATAGATTTTTCATTTATTAGAGAGTTAACTAATGATTTGTATTGCCATACAAATGGTCGACCAGCTGTTGATCCAGTAGTACTATTTAAAATGTTATTTATAGGATATCTTTATGGCATCCGCTCCGAAAGGCAACTAGTTAAAGACATAGAAGTAAACTTAGCATATAGATGGTTTTTAGGTTATTCAATTACTGAAAAAATTCCAGATTCATCTACAATAAGTCAAAATAGAATTAGAAGATTTAAAGGTACTGATATTCCACAAAAAATATTTGATAATATAGTTCTTCAAGCTATGGAAAAAGGATTAGTTGGTGGTAAGATTCTTTACTCTGATTCAACACATATAAAAGCTAATGCTAATAAGCGTAAGTTTGAAAAAATTGAAGTACAAGTAACACCTAAAGAGTATATAGAACAACTAGATATTGATGTGAATTTAGATAGAGAAAATCATAATAAAAAACCTTTAAAACCAAGAAAAGAAAAAGAAGAAACAAAGCAAATTAAGAAAAGTACTACAGATCCTGATAGTGGATATATGATGAGAGATAATAAACCAGAAGGATTCTTTTATTTAGATCATAGAACTGTAGATAGTAAAAATAATATTATTATGGATGTACATGTTACCCCTGGTAATGTCAGCGATAGCGAGCCAATACTAAATAGAATAGATAGAATTAAAGAAGTATTTAGTATAAAGCCAAAATATCTTGGTTTAGATGCAGGATATTCAAGTAATCCTATTTTCAAGGGGATTGTAGATAGAGATATAACACCAGTAGTTGCATATAGACGTTCTCCTCATAAAAAAGGAATGTATACTAAGAATAAATATATTTATGACTATGATAAAGATATCTATATTTGCCCCAATAATGTTGCGTTAATATATAAAACTACGACTCGCGAAGGCTATAGAGAATATAGATGTTTTGAAGAAATTTGTATGTATTGCCCTCATAAAGATAAGTGTCTTGGAGAAAAAGCTAAATATAAAACAATTAGACGACATGTTTGGGAAAATCATAAAGATGATAATAAGAACTTTCTTAAAACTGAAAAAGGAAAGGGAATTTACAATAGAAGAAAAGAAACAGTTGAGCGAAGCTTCGCAGATTCAAAAAATTTGCATGGGCTTCGCTATGCTCGCTTCCGCGGACGCGAAAAAGTATCCGAGCAATGCCTACTAACTGCAGCAGTGCAGAATATGAAAAAGATAGCAACAAGACTATCTTTGCTACTTTTAGATTTTATTCGTATTATTTTGGATGATATTTTAAATATAAGTTTTATTCATAATTAATAATAGAAAAACCCTCTGTTTTTTAACAGAGGTTTTTCAACAAACTGAAGAACTATACATTTTGTATAGTTCTTTTTTTGGTTGCGGGAGCAGGACTTGAACCTACGACCTTCGGGTTATGAGCCCGACGAGCTGCCAACTGCTCCATCCCGCGGCATTATGGGAAATATGGTTGCGGGGGCAGGACTTGAACCTACGACCTTTGGGTTATGAGCCCAACGAGCTGCCAACTGCTCCACCCCGCGATATATATTAATTATAGTATTCTCTAAGTATAGTATTAATATTCTATTAAGTCAATGATATATAAGAAAAATATATTTAAATATATTTTTCTTATATGACATATATTTAATATATTATATATATGTCATATATATTGATAATTATACAAGCTAAAAGTTATACTAAATTAAGATAAATAGAATAAAAATTAAGATATCTATAAATTTCATATGATAAAATATTATTAGAGTGAAATTATATGAATATAACGTAAATTGATTTTGGTGAAATATAAATTTATATTAATAATAAAGTAGGTATGACGAATTCATTTATATAAAGAGGTGTTAATGGATGAAGAAAAAAGAATTAAGAAATAGAGTACTGGAATTTAGAAATGATTTAAGTAAGGAAGAAAAATGTAAAAAAGATAATAAAATATTAAGGGCACTTTTAGATAGTGAATTATATAAGAATAGTAATAATATTTTTGTATATATAAATTATGGTAGTGAGATAAATACAAAAGAATTTATAAATATAGCTATAAAAGATAGAAAGAAAATATTTGTTCCTAAAATAATTAAAGAAATTAAGGAAATGAAGGCAGTTCAGATTACTTCTTTAAATAATCTTATGGAAGATAATTATGGAATATTAGAACCAAATTCATTTGAAGGAAGTATAGAAAAAGATAAATTAGATTTAATAATAGTTCCAGGAGTAGTATTTGATCTTAAAGGAAATCGTATAGGATATGGAGGAGGATACTATGATAGATATTTATCTGAAATAAAATTAAATAGTAATAGAGTTGCTTTAGCCTATGAACTTCAAATAAAGAATTCTATAGATGTTGACGAATATGATATTAATGTAAATTATATTATTACAGAAGATAGAATAATTAATATGTAATGGTAAAAATAGTTAAAAGAATTATAGTATAGTGTATAATGAAAATATAATTTAATTGGGAATTAGACTTTTATTAAGAATTGTGGAGGGACTGGCCCTAAGAAATCTAGCAACCTACTGTATATGTGTGGTGCTAAATCTTGTAAATATTTGAGAAATAAAACTTTTAAGATAGCACCTTAT from Clostridium septicum includes these protein-coding regions:
- a CDS encoding NAD-dependent protein deacylase, which encodes MNNKIEELSRILKESNNIVFFGGAGCSCESGIPDFRSSNGLFNEKLNTKFTPEQLVSHSFYIRYPKEFFNFYKSKLIYPTAKPNGTHFTLAKLEEMGKLKAVITQNIDGLHQMAGSKNVFELHGSVHRNYCTQCHAFYDSNFVLESKEIPTCTKCGGTVKPDVVLYEEGLDDDVITASIDAISKADTLIIGGTSLVVYPAAGLINYFRGKNLILINKSSTSADSKANLVINDSIGKVLTTAINNI
- a CDS encoding HAD family hydrolase, with the protein product MDLYVSDLDGTLLNSDKEISNFSKDKLNRLINKGLQFTVATARTPATAVDILKGIHITLPVAMMNGVLIYDINENKYIDIKKIKDSSVIKVLDIFKEHKKNCFVYAIKDNHLWVYHKDFTCSMEENFYDERCNKPLKTFIKVADYYKASEGSEIINFIIFDKLEIVKPIYDKLKIIEGITVDYYRDIYGDGYFLEAYSSEASKANAINLLSNYVDSDRLITFGDNVNDIPMFKISDECYATENATESLKKIATAVISSNNDDGVAKFILEKNKRFFK
- a CDS encoding L,D-transpeptidase family protein, translated to MKKKFNFLILTLILFIFLPSNFINANSLENNTEPKYIIYIDVNSFTLNLIDKQTKKIVKTYPVAVGKPKTPSPIGTWQITSKALMKDAYGGYWMGLNAPWDTFGIHGTNRPDSIGTMASGGCIRMYNHNVKELFNLVEYGTSVVISGGPNWRFSQYNRVIKPNDKGTDVYLVQVKLKALGYFPYDVNGIYELSLENAVLQYRSEHHLSETKEIDGEFLDSIGLWKFE
- a CDS encoding Bax inhibitor-1 family protein codes for the protein MSYQSVAKKNYLAILSTFFIALVFLGIGSFIGVKFIPPSVRSFMNMAFFIVVLFSLFSKKGGFIRSKKSMYIYALVLGILTGSTYIYYFNTLGAGTFISIVLGVVLIFGMAYIVASRANEGDLFKLGPIIFGGIIILLILEFINIFLFKFGTFDIILSSVGIIIYSMYSIIIMKSVQVRCRYGVLSEIEVVSLAYSIFISFLNLLLDILRLVSILKDE
- a CDS encoding 5-formyltetrahydrofolate cyclo-ligase, encoding MKKKELRNRVLEFRNDLSKEEKCKKDNKILRALLDSELYKNSNNIFVYINYGSEINTKEFINIAIKDRKKIFVPKIIKEIKEMKAVQITSLNNLMEDNYGILEPNSFEGSIEKDKLDLIIVPGVVFDLKGNRIGYGGGYYDRYLSEIKLNSNRVALAYELQIKNSIDVDEYDINVNYIITEDRIINM
- a CDS encoding cupin domain-containing protein, translated to MMESAKYYIKKLGLIPHVEGGYFKESFLSTESINQNSNEYRCLWSSIYFLLETGEVSNFHRLTSDEMWYYHAGSSLTIYMISPNGELITKNLGLNIDKGESPQVLVPKNYIFGSAMNNEGFSLVGCMVSPGFDFKDFELFERNDLLEKYPEHEDIIVKLTRN
- a CDS encoding sensor histidine kinase, which codes for MTFTLSEKKENKKLKNIIKILLLTILFVTIALIINFFFTKGIRVAKVAFLNDIGVINYTLAIISMATCWLYYYIHKKTIFFIITLIYFSFGIEYIYLSLILNNEEDGLLRFVPLMVLTYLFRSILILFTILQKNKIVNKLCENKMLSIVITSIITIILIMFETNYIKINLIDRNSKFVIIMSIVMILYHFCILTVLAMRSIKEVEFIYTIIIASISFFTVKRIYSLGNWNGRDLYIDKVSKILTFWGFSILLLGVFIEIIRKVRENELLKQELKVFYDLTEYNQHNNVVMFNEKSELVYANERVRNANCNFSSIVKNKGSYLENIKINRISKNQYENIVKQLKIGGFYKGIVFDCDSKALKLDVQKIHINKDKKVFVATYRDITKDYKTNEKLKINESKLKSITENIKDLIFTIDATGNITYVNNAVIDMLGYEKEEILNNKHSMILDLESINKMNFISESYKNNPYKEHKLKCKNGREIYVESIVNKVANNNDEIRAYVIVARDLTYRNELEALKIKYKENKEYERIRNEFFANLSHEVRTPINIIYSCLQLLNGQKVKGNEALSEYYNKYETTMRQNCFRMLRLVNNLIDITKIDSGFVKMNFENYNIVSLVEDITLSVVPYVEFKKINIMFDTEYEELYIKCDPDKIERVILNLISNAVKFTEKNGNILVYISADEKFVKIRVKDDGIGIPYEVRGFIFERFVQNDKSLNRGTEGSGIGLALVKSLVELHNGKVYLEDTKEKGSEFVVELPNIQIDVLGEEEKEIISNDKKPIAERISIEFSDIYDIV
- a CDS encoding lactate utilization protein — translated: MDKVKKWKLECDGKKLVDILNERKYNAIYVDNVMEAKEKVLELVPEGSSIALGGSVTLNEMDLVNTIRNGNYKFYDRYQDLPFVEIVEIMRQSMVADYLITSTNAVTEAGELVNMDCSGNRAAGMIFGPKKVIVVIGANKMVKDMDEALARIKKVAIMNAKRINHKTPCAESGICEDCFVKGRVCNYLSVVNNGAKFPGRFTVIVVGDEVGY